One Fusobacterium ulcerans DNA segment encodes these proteins:
- the miaA gene encoding tRNA (adenosine(37)-N6)-dimethylallyltransferase MiaA: MLRGLVIAGPTGVGKTDLSIKMAKLLKADIISADSAQVYKGMDIGTAKITTEEMQGIKHYMLDIVEPVKKYNVGDFQKDVDNILKEKETKKKNIILTGGTGLYISSITDGLSSLPAGDPVLREELMKKDIEELYNELAAVDPQAALDIHKNNRRRVERALEVFKLTGEKFSVLAKKNIKGNNYSFLKVALERNRDVLYERINMRVDIMLEKGLSEEVRKLYEKYGDNLRKINIIGYTQLIDYFNNNCTFEEAVENIKRDSRRYAKRQFTWFKNDSSYTWYNLDEMSEEEIIDKITSELKL, from the coding sequence ATGTTGAGGGGATTAGTAATTGCAGGTCCTACTGGAGTAGGGAAAACAGATTTATCTATTAAAATGGCAAAACTATTGAAGGCGGATATAATTTCAGCAGATTCTGCTCAAGTATATAAAGGAATGGATATAGGAACAGCTAAAATTACTACAGAAGAGATGCAGGGAATAAAACACTATATGCTTGATATAGTAGAACCTGTAAAAAAATACAATGTAGGAGATTTCCAAAAAGATGTGGATAACATTTTGAAAGAAAAAGAAACTAAGAAAAAAAATATTATCCTCACAGGAGGAACTGGATTGTATATAAGTTCGATAACTGATGGATTATCCTCTTTACCAGCAGGAGACCCAGTACTTCGTGAGGAACTTATGAAAAAAGATATAGAAGAACTATATAATGAACTTGCAGCTGTAGATCCACAAGCTGCATTGGATATACATAAAAATAATAGAAGAAGAGTAGAACGGGCTTTGGAAGTATTTAAATTAACAGGAGAAAAATTTTCTGTTTTGGCTAAAAAAAATATAAAAGGGAATAATTACAGCTTTTTAAAAGTAGCTTTAGAAAGAAATAGAGATGTTCTTTATGAAAGAATAAATATGAGAGTAGATATAATGTTGGAAAAAGGTCTTTCAGAAGAAGTGAGAAAATTGTATGAAAAATATGGAGACAATTTAAGAAAAATAAATATTATAGGTTATACACAATTAATAGATTATTTTAATAATAACTGTACCTTTGAAGAAGCAGTTGAAAATATTAAAAGAGATTCAAGAAGATATGCAAAAAGACAGTTTACATGGTTTAAAAATGATTCTTCATATACATGGTATAATTTAGATGAAATGAGTGAAGAGGAAATAATTGATAAAATAACATCTGAATTAAAGTTGTGA